The window ATAATAAAAGAGTTTGGGCTGACAATTGACCAGATATTCGAAATACATGGCGAGAAAAAATTTAGAGAATGCGAAAAAAGAGTTATTGAAAGAGTTTCAAAGCTTGAAAACGTTGTTATATCAACAGGTGGAGGAGTTGTTTTGGATCCTGAAAATGTAAGACTTTTAAGAAAAAATGGAGTCATTTATTTTTTGTACGCATCTCCTGAAAGTATTCTAAAAAGGTTAAAAGATGATAACACAAGACCGCTTCTGAAAAATGGTGACAAACTTAGCAACATTATAAGACTTATGAACCTGAGAATGCCGTTTTATAAGAACTGTGATTTTGAGATAAACACAGATATCTTAAGTCCTGATCTTGTAGCTGAGAAGATAATTTCAATCCATATGGCAAAGGAGAGTTGGAAATGACAAGGTTTGGGCCTGCAGGTAACTCCCAGAGCTTTTACGATGCAGGATACAAGTCCAGTGTTGAAGCACCAAAGTGGCTTCATTCTATAGGGCTTTCAGCTTATGAATATCAATGCAATAAGGGTGTAAACATTTCAAAGGAGAAAGCAAGGCAAATAGGAGAAGAAGCCAAAAAGTATGATATACTTATATCTATTCATGCTCCTTATTATATAAACCTTGGCAGTCAAGAGGAAGAAAAATTGCAAAAGTCAAAAGAATATATTTATGAATGTGTTGAAATTGCAAAAGAAATGAAAGCTGAGCGGATTGTGTTTCATCCTGGTTCTTGTGCAAAGGTTGACAGAAAACTTGCTTTTGAGACAGCCAAAAAAGCTATACTTGAGGTTGTAAATGTAGTCAAGGAAATGAAAGCAGAAGGAATTTTTTTGTGTCCTGAGACAATGGGTAAGAAAAACAACCTTGGAAGTGTGGATGAGATAATAGAAATATGCAAGTTGGACGAAATTCTTCTTCCGACAGTTGACTTTGGACATATAAATGCATTTACTGGTGGGAGTTTAAAGACTAAAGAAGATTTTGTGATTCTTTTGAAAAAATTTATTGACCAGCTTGGATATGAAAGAATGAAAAGATTTCACAGCCATTTTAGCAGAATTGAATACACATCACAAGGAGAAAAGAAACACTGGAACTATGAAGACAAACAATATGAACCTGACTTTGAACCTTTGGCCGAAGCCCTTGTTGAGCTAAAGCTTGAGCCTGTTATTATCTGTGAGTCAAAAGATTATATGAGTGAAGATGCAATTGTGCTAAAGAAGATATACCTGGAAATATTAGAAAAGAGGATGGGAGAAATAAAATGAAAAAGATTTTGATTATAAATGGACCTAATCTTAACCTTTTGGGTGTTAGAGAGAAAAATATATATGGCACAACAACTTATAATGAACTATTAGAAATAATATCGAAAAAAGCGAGTGAACTCGGGTTAGATGTCCTTTTTTTTCAATCAAATCATGAAGGTGAAATAATAGATAGAATCCACAGAGCACTTGAGGAGAATATAGAAGGTATAATTATCAACCCAGGTGCCTACACTCATTATAGTTATGCTATACACGATGCAATAAAGGCCGTCAACCTTCCAACCATTGAAGTTCATATTTCCAATATTCACGCAAGAGAAGAGTTCAGAAAAAGAAGTGTAATTGCACCCGCATGTATAGGGCAAATTTCAGGCTTTGGTATCAAGAGCTATATAATTGCACTGTATGCGCTAAAAGAGATTTTAAATCGAGACAACTAAAATACAAAGGTGAGGGATATTAAGTGATTGATAACAGAATTGAAAAACTTTTCGATAAAGATGAAAAAATTGAGGCAGTATTTGTATCAAAAAAAGAGAATGTTAGATATCTTAGCAACTTCAAAGGGGATGAGAGTTTTTTACTACTTACAAGAAATGGGAAAAGATATCTTCTCACAGATTTCAGATATATAGAGCAAGCTAAAAAAGAAACGTGTGGATTTGAGATTATTGACTATAAAGGAAAGCTTTTTGAAACTGTTTTGGATATACTCTCTCAAAATCAGATAGACTCACTTTATTTTGAGGGGTACAACCTCACCTATTCAACATTTTCTGAGATGAAAGAAAAAATAGGTGAAAAAATCTATCCTCTTTCCTTTAGCATTGATGAAATAAGAGCTCTTAAAGATGAAGATGAAATTGAGCTTATAAAAAGAGCTGTTGAAATTACAGATAAAGCTTTTGAACATATTCTGAATTTTATAAAACCGGGTGTTACAGAAAACGAAATTGTTGCAGAGCTTAACTATTTTATATTAAAAAATGGTGCAAAAGGGTTTTCATTTGAGCCCATTGTTGCATCTGGAAAGAGAAGTTCACTCCCACACGGTACAGCTACAAATAAAAAGATAGAATATAGGGATGCAGTGATAATAGATTTTGGTTGCATATATGACGGTTACATGTCAGATATGACAAGAACAATATTTGTTGGTAGTCCTGATGATACTATGATTCGCATATACAATATTGTAAAAGAAGCACAGCAAAAAGCAGAAGAATTTATAACTGAGGGACTCAAATGCCTTGAGGTAGATAAAATTGCTCGAGATTATATAGGATGTTTTGGCTACATGGAAAGGTTTGGGCACTCATTGGGACATGGAGTTGGCCTTGAGATACATGAGCTTCCAAGGCTTTCGCCAAAGTCAGAGACAATTTTAGAAGAAAATATGATTGTAACAGTTGAGCCAGGCATTTATATTGAAGACTTGGGTGGTGTGAGAATAGAAGATATGGTAGTTGTAAAGAAAGACGGGTGTAAGGTTTTGACAAGCTCTACAAAAGAGTTGATAATTCTCTAAGTTACAATTTTTCGATTTTCCAGAGTTTCCCATTGCAAGATTTTAGATTTTTTGATATACTGAAATTAACTGGAGTTAGGTGAGAAAGATCTTATAGATAAAGTATAAAATTACACAAGGAATAGAAAAAGCAGAGTTTTTAAATTAAGATGAGACGAGACGAGATGAGAATAGAAGAGAGGAGAGGAGATGAGCTACAAGATGA is drawn from Caldicellulosiruptor naganoensis and contains these coding sequences:
- a CDS encoding shikimate kinase — protein: MKNIVLTGFMGSGKTTIGRLIAEKLKIDLVDTDSEIIKEFGLTIDQIFEIHGEKKFRECEKRVIERVSKLENVVISTGGGVVLDPENVRLLRKNGVIYFLYASPESILKRLKDDNTRPLLKNGDKLSNIIRLMNLRMPFYKNCDFEINTDILSPDLVAEKIISIHMAKESWK
- a CDS encoding TIM barrel protein; this translates as MTRFGPAGNSQSFYDAGYKSSVEAPKWLHSIGLSAYEYQCNKGVNISKEKARQIGEEAKKYDILISIHAPYYINLGSQEEEKLQKSKEYIYECVEIAKEMKAERIVFHPGSCAKVDRKLAFETAKKAILEVVNVVKEMKAEGIFLCPETMGKKNNLGSVDEIIEICKLDEILLPTVDFGHINAFTGGSLKTKEDFVILLKKFIDQLGYERMKRFHSHFSRIEYTSQGEKKHWNYEDKQYEPDFEPLAEALVELKLEPVIICESKDYMSEDAIVLKKIYLEILEKRMGEIK
- the aroQ gene encoding type II 3-dehydroquinate dehydratase, yielding MKKILIINGPNLNLLGVREKNIYGTTTYNELLEIISKKASELGLDVLFFQSNHEGEIIDRIHRALEENIEGIIINPGAYTHYSYAIHDAIKAVNLPTIEVHISNIHAREEFRKRSVIAPACIGQISGFGIKSYIIALYALKEILNRDN
- a CDS encoding M24 family metallopeptidase, whose product is MIDNRIEKLFDKDEKIEAVFVSKKENVRYLSNFKGDESFLLLTRNGKRYLLTDFRYIEQAKKETCGFEIIDYKGKLFETVLDILSQNQIDSLYFEGYNLTYSTFSEMKEKIGEKIYPLSFSIDEIRALKDEDEIELIKRAVEITDKAFEHILNFIKPGVTENEIVAELNYFILKNGAKGFSFEPIVASGKRSSLPHGTATNKKIEYRDAVIIDFGCIYDGYMSDMTRTIFVGSPDDTMIRIYNIVKEAQQKAEEFITEGLKCLEVDKIARDYIGCFGYMERFGHSLGHGVGLEIHELPRLSPKSETILEENMIVTVEPGIYIEDLGGVRIEDMVVVKKDGCKVLTSSTKELIIL